In one Myripristis murdjan chromosome 5, fMyrMur1.1, whole genome shotgun sequence genomic region, the following are encoded:
- the LOC115358834 gene encoding tubulin alpha chain: MRECISIHVGQAGVQIGNACWELYCLEHGIQPDGQMPSDKTIGGGDDSFNTFFSETGAGKHVPRAVFVDLEPTVIDEVRTGTYRQLFHPEQLITGKEDAANNYARGHYTIGKEIIDLVLDRIRKLADQCTGLQGFLVFHSFGGGTGSGFTSLLMERLSVDYGKKSKLEFSIYPAPQVSTAVVEPYNSILTTHTTLEHSDCAFMVDNEAIYDICRRNLDIERPTYTNLNRLISQIVSSITASLRFDGALNVDLTEFQTNLVPYPRIHFPLATYAPVISAEKAYHEQLSVSEITNACFEPANQMVKCDPRHGKYMACCLLYRGDVVPKDVNAAIATIKTKRTIQFVDWCPTGFKVGINYQPPTVVPGGDLAKVQRAVCMLSNTTAIAEAWARLDHKFDLMYAKRAFVHWYVGEGMEEGEFSEAREDMAALEKDYEEVGVDSIEGEGEEEGEEY, from the exons ATG CGTGAGTGCATCTCCATCCACGTAGGCCAGGCTGGTGTCCAGATTggcaatgcatgctgggagctgTACTGCTTGGAACATGGCATCCAACCTGACGGACAGATGCCCAGTGATAAAACCATCGGCGGAGGCGATGACTCCTTCAACACATTCTTCAGTGAGACTGGAGCTGGCAAGCATGTACCCAGAGCGGTGTTTGTCGACTTGGAGCCGACTGTCATTG ATGAGGTGCGGACTGGAACCTACCGCCAGCTCTTCCACCCTGAGCAGCTGATCACTGGGAAGGAAGATGCAGCCAACAATTACGCCCGTGGCCATTACACTATTGGCAAAGAGATAATCGACCTGGTTCTGGACAGGATCCGTAAGCTA GCTGACCAGTGCACCGGCCTCCAGGGATTTCTTGTCTTCCACAGCTTTGGCGGTGGCACCGGCTCCGGCTTCACCTCTTTGCTGATGGAGCGTCTCTCTGTTGACTACGGCAAGAAGTCCAAGCTTGAGTTCTCCATCTACCCAGCTCCCCAGGTGTCCACCGCTGTGGTGGAACCATACAACTCCATCCTTACTACTCATACAACCCTGGAGCACTCTGACTGTGCTTTCATGGTGGACAATGAGGCCATCTATGACATCTGCCGCAGAAACCTTGATATTGAACGTCCTACTTACACCAACCTTAACAGGCTGATTAGTCAGATCGTATCCTCCATCACCGCCTCCCTCCGGTTTGATGGGGCGCTGAATGTCGACCTGACTGAGTTCCAGACCAACTTGGTTCCCTACCCCCGTATCCACTTCCCTCTGGCGACCTACGCTCCTGTGATCTCTGCTGAGAAAGCTTACCATGAGCAGCTCTCAGTCTCTGAGATCACAAATGCTTGCTTTGAGCCAGCAAATCAGATGGTGAAATGTGATCCCCGCCACGGCAAATACATGGCCTGCTGTTTACTGTATCGCGGAGATGTTGTACCCAAAGATGTTAATGCGGCCATTGCCACCATTAAAACCAAACGCACCATTCAGTTTGTGGACTGGTGCCCCACTGGCTTCAAAGTTGGCATCAACTACCAGCCGCCCACTGTGgtgcctggtggagatctggCCAAGGTCCAGCGGGCTGTGTGCATGCTGAGCAACACCACCGCTATTGCAGAGGCCTGGGCCCGTCTTGACCACAAGTTTGACCTGATGTATGCCAAGCGTGCCTTTGTGCACTGGTACGTAGGTGAGGGtatggaggagggagagttCTCTGAGGCCAGGGAAGACATGGCTGCTTTAGAGAAAGATTATGAAGAGGTGGGTGTTGACTCCattgaaggagagggagaagaagagggggaggagtaTTAA